In Synechocystis sp. PCC 6714, the following are encoded in one genomic region:
- a CDS encoding TRAP transporter substrate-binding protein produces MKHSRRNFLALAGASSLLAIAAPKLWAQGIPQEILNKILPLPGQYGEYYGQAKIRAFHLHNQPDTSPLHKALEELWLDVFKQTEGELFVTPIPQDASIPAGDPQAVQFITGGRFEIVSVAGPIIDKVAPDIIGVQNFPLIYQSSQDAFEIINQPLFAETLNGSVAQYNLTYLPNGTFDNGMRVVTSIAKHPINKLEDFQNLKIRIPPSNDMEMTMKALGAIPEKITMNQVFRSLENGTVEAQENPLSVALGFELYKVTKYLNMTNHAWSGYNTFFNTSFWNSLSPEVQNVIRELLPIYQAKQIKAQEEYNQQAYQKLTSNLAMVVTEPNLSQAHSQLIKVYQSMYGKLNPQAQSLIRNKLEEKTGIKFT; encoded by the coding sequence ATGAAACATTCACGGAGAAATTTCCTCGCTTTGGCAGGGGCCAGTTCCCTATTGGCGATCGCCGCCCCAAAGTTATGGGCCCAGGGTATACCCCAGGAAATTTTAAACAAAATTTTGCCCCTGCCCGGCCAATACGGTGAATATTACGGCCAGGCAAAAATTAGGGCCTTTCACCTCCACAATCAACCGGACACTAGCCCATTACATAAAGCTTTAGAAGAACTCTGGTTAGATGTATTTAAACAAACTGAGGGGGAACTATTTGTCACCCCTATCCCCCAAGATGCTTCCATTCCCGCCGGGGATCCCCAGGCTGTGCAATTTATTACCGGGGGACGTTTTGAAATTGTTAGCGTTGCCGGCCCCATTATCGATAAAGTAGCCCCCGATATTATCGGCGTTCAAAATTTTCCTCTCATTTATCAATCGTCCCAGGATGCTTTTGAGATTATTAATCAGCCCCTTTTTGCAGAGACTCTTAATGGTTCAGTAGCCCAATATAATCTAACCTATTTGCCCAATGGTACTTTCGACAACGGCATGAGAGTGGTCACCTCCATTGCCAAGCACCCCATTAATAAACTGGAAGATTTTCAAAATCTCAAAATCAGAATTCCCCCTTCCAATGACATGGAAATGACCATGAAAGCCCTGGGAGCCATTCCCGAGAAAATTACTATGAATCAAGTTTTTCGTTCTCTAGAAAATGGTACTGTCGAGGCCCAGGAGAATCCCCTTTCAGTGGCCCTAGGATTTGAACTTTATAAAGTAACTAAATATTTAAACATGACTAACCATGCTTGGTCAGGATATAACACTTTCTTTAATACTAGCTTTTGGAATAGTCTTTCCCCTGAAGTCCAGAATGTTATCAGGGAACTTCTGCCCATTTACCAAGCAAAGCAAATAAAAGCCCAGGAAGAATATAATCAACAGGCTTATCAAAAATTAACTAGTAATTTAGCTATGGTGGTAACGGAACCCAACCTATCCCAAGCCCATAGTCAATTGATTAAGGTTTATCAGTCGATGTATGGCAAGTTAAATCCCCAGGCTCAATCTCTGATCAGAAATAAGTTAGAAGAAAAAACTGGCATCAAGTTTACTTAG
- a CDS encoding WD40 repeat domain-containing protein → MKFILGFANPWLCSTYCKNIKLKRSSLTILLLVSLWLIPQQEQVWAQEKPFVVKKIDLTHYGTPASIAQDRESQQLAIAFYNCNLVFLDGNLNQDQKNSLFLKDCKRFFRARYGELGAIPFLISSIYTGSSVLHNSQQSFDIPLHKAAVTDSLIVQDYLLSSSDDGSVTISRLISLSPPKVNTLKLYQSIGVARNLAFVHTPDPDVGKVAVSYDTGEIVIFDIDRNTGLNPVEPTIFRNINSRINTFKFTENGSKLLIGYFTGELVQLDVDNKTSKTLLKVDSWLNTLDINSQDLVAIGDDSGFVKIISLSTGKLIKEEKISQTGITALIFMDDQTILAADAAGMVYLGKL, encoded by the coding sequence ATGAAGTTTATACTTGGTTTTGCCAATCCTTGGCTCTGTTCCACCTATTGTAAAAACATCAAACTTAAACGTTCGTCACTGACCATATTACTTTTGGTTAGCCTGTGGCTAATTCCTCAACAGGAACAGGTCTGGGCCCAGGAAAAACCCTTTGTGGTCAAAAAGATCGACCTAACTCATTATGGAACACCGGCTTCCATTGCCCAGGATCGGGAATCTCAACAATTGGCCATTGCTTTCTATAACTGCAATTTAGTTTTCCTTGATGGTAATTTGAACCAAGACCAGAAAAATAGTTTATTTCTTAAAGATTGTAAACGTTTTTTTCGGGCTAGATATGGGGAGCTTGGTGCGATCCCCTTTCTTATTTCTTCCATTTACACTGGAAGCAGTGTTTTGCATAACTCCCAGCAGAGTTTCGATATTCCCCTCCACAAAGCGGCGGTGACAGATTCCCTCATTGTCCAGGATTATCTATTATCATCTTCCGATGATGGTTCAGTAACCATATCAAGGTTAATCAGCCTTTCTCCCCCCAAAGTTAATACCTTAAAGCTTTACCAATCCATTGGTGTTGCAAGGAATTTGGCCTTTGTCCACACCCCAGATCCAGATGTTGGTAAAGTTGCCGTTAGTTACGATACTGGTGAAATTGTTATTTTTGATATTGACCGCAACACCGGTCTTAATCCAGTTGAGCCCACCATATTTAGAAATATCAATAGTCGAATTAACACTTTTAAGTTCACCGAAAATGGCTCCAAATTATTAATTGGCTACTTCACCGGGGAACTGGTGCAGTTGGATGTCGATAATAAGACTAGTAAAACCCTTTTAAAAGTTGATTCCTGGCTTAATACGTTGGATATTAACTCCCAAGATTTAGTGGCGATCGGTGACGATAGTGGTTTCGTCAAAATTATTTCTTTGTCCACTGGAAAGCTAATCAAGGAAGAAAAAATCTCCCAAACTGGCATTACTGCCCTGATTTTTATGGATGATCAAACCATACTCGCCGCCGATGCCGCTGGCATGGTTTACCTAGGAAAATTGTAA
- the argG gene encoding argininosuccinate synthase — protein sequence MGRAKKVVLAYSGGVDTSVCIPYLMHEWGVEEVITLAADLGQGDELGPIQAKALRCGAVESLVIDGKEEFVKDYAFRSIQANALYENRYPLSTALARPLIAKMLVEAAEKYGADAVAHGCTGKGNDQVRFDISIMALNPNLKVLAPAREWKMSREETIAYGEKYGVESPVKKSSPYSIDRNILGRSIEAGPLEDPMTEPTEEIYLMTKAIADTPDEPEYVDIGFEKGIPVSLNGVMLDPVALVERLNEIAGNHGVGRLDMVENRVVGIKSREIYEAPALLVLIDAHRDLESLTQTADVTHYKNTVEEIYSQLIYRGLWYSPLKDALDAFITKTQERVTGMVRVKFFKGNANVAGRKSDYSIYDAELATYGMEDQFDHKAAEGFIYIWGLPTKVWAQKMRG from the coding sequence ATGGGCCGCGCCAAAAAAGTCGTTCTCGCCTATTCCGGTGGGGTAGATACATCGGTTTGTATTCCCTATTTAATGCACGAATGGGGTGTAGAGGAAGTTATTACCCTGGCGGCGGATTTGGGCCAGGGAGATGAACTGGGGCCGATTCAGGCAAAAGCCCTCCGTTGTGGTGCGGTGGAATCGTTGGTTATTGACGGCAAAGAAGAATTCGTCAAGGACTATGCTTTTCGCTCCATCCAGGCCAATGCCCTCTACGAAAACCGCTATCCCCTGTCCACAGCCCTGGCTCGGCCCTTGATTGCCAAGATGTTAGTGGAAGCGGCGGAAAAATATGGCGCCGATGCGGTGGCCCATGGTTGTACCGGGAAAGGTAATGACCAAGTACGGTTTGACATCAGCATTATGGCCCTCAATCCCAATTTGAAGGTGTTGGCTCCGGCCCGGGAATGGAAAATGAGCCGGGAAGAAACCATTGCCTACGGGGAAAAGTACGGTGTGGAATCCCCGGTGAAAAAGTCTTCACCCTACAGCATTGACCGCAATATCCTCGGCCGTAGTATCGAAGCGGGGCCCCTAGAAGACCCCATGACGGAACCCACCGAAGAAATTTATCTGATGACCAAGGCGATCGCCGACACCCCGGATGAGCCAGAATATGTGGATATTGGCTTTGAAAAGGGCATTCCCGTCAGCTTGAATGGGGTGATGCTAGACCCCGTTGCCTTGGTGGAGCGTCTAAATGAAATCGCCGGTAACCATGGGGTAGGGCGCTTGGATATGGTAGAAAACCGGGTAGTAGGGATTAAATCCCGGGAGATTTACGAAGCTCCAGCCTTGTTGGTTCTAATCGATGCCCACCGAGACCTAGAAAGCTTGACCCAAACCGCCGATGTGACCCATTACAAAAACACCGTTGAAGAAATTTATAGCCAGTTAATTTACCGGGGATTGTGGTACAGCCCCCTCAAGGATGCCTTGGATGCATTCATTACCAAAACCCAAGAACGGGTTACTGGCATGGTGCGGGTGAAATTCTTTAAGGGTAATGCTAACGTTGCTGGCCGTAAATCTGACTACTCCATCTATGATGCGGAGCTAGCCACCTACGGTATGGAAGACCAATTTGACCATAAAGCGGCGGAGGGTTTCATCTATATCTGGGGTCTACCCACCAAGGTTTGGGCCCAGAAAATGCGGGGCTAA
- a CDS encoding NAD(P)-dependent alcohol dehydrogenase, with the protein MIKAYAALEPNGKLESFEYDPGALGASEVEIEVQYCGVCHSDLSMINNEWGISSYPLVAGHEVVGTVAAIGENVTHVQVGDLVGLGWHAGYCMTCRSCLSGYHNLCGTAESTIVGHYGGFGDRVRAKGVSVVKLPEGIDLATAGPLFCGGITVFSPMVELGLKPTAKVAVVGIGGLGHLAVQFLRAWGCEVTAFTSSTRKKTEALELGAHHVIDSRDPEAIASAQGKFDYIISTVNLKLDWNLYISTLAPQGHFHFVGVVLEPLDLSLFPLLMGQRSIAASPVGSPATITTMLDFAVRHNIKPVVEQFSFDQINEAIAHLENGKAHYRVVLSHGRN; encoded by the coding sequence ATGATTAAAGCCTACGCCGCCCTGGAACCCAATGGAAAACTTGAGTCCTTTGAATACGATCCCGGTGCTTTAGGGGCCAGCGAAGTGGAAATTGAGGTGCAGTACTGTGGTGTTTGCCACAGCGATCTGTCCATGATTAATAACGAATGGGGCATTTCCAGTTATCCCCTGGTGGCAGGCCATGAGGTGGTGGGGACTGTGGCGGCCATTGGTGAAAATGTAACCCATGTCCAGGTGGGGGATCTGGTGGGATTGGGATGGCATGCGGGCTATTGCATGACCTGCCGGAGTTGTTTATCTGGCTACCACAATCTTTGTGGCACAGCGGAATCCACCATTGTTGGTCATTATGGCGGCTTTGGCGATCGGGTACGGGCTAAGGGAGTGAGTGTAGTCAAATTACCCGAAGGAATTGATTTAGCCACGGCAGGTCCTCTTTTTTGTGGAGGGATTACAGTATTCAGTCCCATGGTGGAATTAGGTTTAAAACCCACTGCTAAGGTGGCGGTAGTTGGCATTGGTGGTCTGGGGCATTTGGCAGTGCAGTTCCTGCGGGCCTGGGGCTGTGAGGTGACTGCCTTTACCTCCAGTACTAGAAAAAAAACAGAGGCTTTGGAGTTGGGGGCCCACCATGTGATCGACTCCAGAGATCCCGAGGCGATCGCCAGTGCGCAGGGCAAATTTGACTATATTATCTCCACGGTGAACCTGAAGTTGGATTGGAATTTATATATCAGCACCCTGGCCCCCCAGGGCCATTTCCATTTTGTTGGGGTGGTGTTGGAGCCCTTAGATTTGAGTCTTTTCCCCCTCTTGATGGGACAAAGGTCCATTGCCGCTTCCCCGGTGGGCAGTCCCGCCACCATTACCACCATGTTGGATTTTGCGGTGCGTCACAATATTAAGCCCGTGGTGGAGCAATTCAGTTTTGACCAGATCAACGAGGCGATCGCCCATTTAGAAAACGGCAAGGCCCATTATCGGGTAGTGCTGAGCCATGGTAGAAATTAG
- the tsaD gene encoding tRNA (adenosine(37)-N6)-threonylcarbamoyltransferase complex transferase subunit TsaD, with the protein MAIILAIETSCDETAVAIVNNRNVCSNVVSSQIKTHQLFGGVVPEVASRQHLLLINACLDQALQDAGLTWSAIGAIAATVAPGLAGALMVGVTAAKTLAMVHQKPFLGVHHLEGHIYASYLSQPDLQPPFLCLLVSGGHTSLIRVQGCGDYQQLGTTRDDAAGEAFDKVARLLDLSYPGGPAIDRAAQKGDPLAFKLPEGRISLPQGGYHPYDSSFSGLKTAMLRLTQELKQSSVPLPVDDLAASFQETVARSLTKKTIQCALDHGLTTITVGGGVAANSRLRHHLQLAAQEHQLRVFFPPLKFCTDNAAMIACAAADHFQNGDRSPLTLGIQSRLSVEQVSQLYGED; encoded by the coding sequence ATGGCAATCATTTTAGCAATTGAAACAAGTTGTGATGAAACTGCGGTGGCAATTGTAAATAATCGTAACGTTTGCAGTAACGTGGTTTCTTCCCAGATAAAAACCCATCAGCTTTTCGGGGGGGTGGTGCCGGAGGTGGCCTCCCGTCAGCATTTGCTATTAATTAATGCCTGCCTTGACCAAGCCTTGCAGGATGCTGGTTTAACGTGGTCTGCCATTGGGGCGATCGCCGCGACGGTGGCCCCGGGGTTAGCGGGGGCGTTGATGGTGGGGGTAACGGCGGCAAAAACCTTGGCCATGGTACATCAAAAACCCTTTCTGGGGGTTCATCACCTGGAGGGTCATATCTACGCTAGCTATCTCAGTCAGCCGGATCTACAACCGCCATTTTTATGTTTATTAGTGTCCGGCGGCCACACCAGTTTGATCCGAGTCCAAGGTTGTGGTGATTACCAACAATTGGGTACCACCAGGGATGATGCGGCGGGGGAAGCCTTTGACAAGGTGGCTCGCCTGCTGGATTTGAGCTACCCAGGGGGCCCAGCCATTGACCGGGCGGCCCAGAAGGGTGATCCTTTGGCATTTAAGTTACCCGAAGGCAGAATTTCTTTGCCCCAAGGGGGTTATCATCCCTACGACTCTAGTTTTAGCGGCTTAAAAACGGCCATGTTGCGCCTCACCCAAGAACTCAAACAAAGCTCTGTCCCTTTACCAGTGGATGATTTAGCCGCCAGCTTCCAAGAGACGGTGGCCCGTTCACTAACAAAAAAAACTATTCAATGTGCGTTGGACCATGGCCTGACCACCATCACTGTGGGGGGAGGTGTCGCCGCCAATAGTCGTTTACGGCACCATTTGCAATTGGCCGCCCAAGAACACCAATTACGGGTCTTTTTCCCTCCCCTGAAATTTTGTACCGATAATGCGGCGATGATTGCCTGTGCCGCCGCCGACCATTTCCAAAACGGCGATCGTTCCCCTTTGACTTTGGGCATTCAGTCCCGCCTCTCGGTGGAGCAGGTTAGCCAGTTGTATGGGGAAGACTAG
- a CDS encoding photosystem I reaction center subunit III — translation MKHLLALLLAFTLWFNFAPTASADDFANLTPCSENPAFQAKSQNFLNTTDDPNSGKIRAERYASALCGPEGYPHLIVDGRFTHAGDFLIPSILFLYIAGWIGWVGRSYLIEVRESKNPEMQEIIINVPLAIKKMLGGFLWPLAAAGEFTSGKLVMKDSEIPTSPR, via the coding sequence ATGAAACATTTGTTGGCGTTGCTCCTAGCCTTTACACTCTGGTTCAATTTCGCCCCGACCGCTTCAGCGGACGATTTTGCCAATCTGACCCCCTGTAGCGAGAACCCCGCTTTCCAAGCTAAGTCCCAAAACTTCCTCAATACCACCGACGATCCCAACTCCGGTAAAATCCGCGCGGAACGTTACGCCTCCGCCCTCTGTGGTCCCGAAGGCTATCCCCACTTGATTGTGGATGGTCGTTTCACCCACGCCGGTGATTTTCTCATTCCCAGCATTTTATTCCTTTACATTGCTGGTTGGATTGGCTGGGTTGGCCGTTCCTACCTCATCGAAGTTCGGGAAAGCAAAAATCCCGAAATGCAGGAAATTATCATCAATGTACCCCTTGCCATCAAAAAAATGTTGGGTGGCTTCCTCTGGCCCTTGGCCGCCGCTGGGGAATTTACCTCTGGCAAATTGGTGATGAAGGATTCCGAAATCCCCACCTCCCCCCGCTAA
- the psaJ gene encoding photosystem I reaction center subunit IX, which produces MDGLKSFLSTAPVMIMALLTFTAGILIEFNRFYPDLLFHP; this is translated from the coding sequence ATGGACGGTTTGAAATCCTTTTTGTCAACAGCTCCGGTCATGATTATGGCTTTGTTGACCTTCACCGCTGGTATTTTGATCGAGTTTAATCGTTTTTACCCCGATCTTCTTTTTCACCCCTAG
- a CDS encoding FAD-binding oxidoreductase — MDWSAIAASLTAQGLEVIQDPQQRKKLSTDYAHFSPILTVQLQGKQADLVVLARSETEAIAVIRCCVANKIPLTVRGAGTGNYGQCVPLQGGIVLDLSPMQRIMSLEPGKAVVEPGVKLGRLEQQARQIGWELRLLPSTYQTATVGGFVSGGSTGIGAVNYGTLFDPGNVQSLTVLTMEAEPQRLVLPGQGAQPVIHGYGTNGIITEVTLPLTPALPWREAIVSFTDLSSAIAFAQELANQDGIVSREISIQGHPIPQYFSGLKNYYQPGAHWVMVIISELDWFAFRELARTSKGEIIFEQNPQTSGKKINLIEFNWNHTTLLARTVDLNLTYLQVFFYQDLEQILTLEKLFEDEIMFHIEMMRIQGVMCLAGFPLVKFTNGDRLEEIMAAHQTLGARIANPHTYSLAGGSVQPLPESQLIFKRQVDPLDLLNPGKLTE; from the coding sequence ATGGATTGGTCAGCCATTGCGGCCTCGTTAACCGCCCAAGGCTTGGAAGTAATCCAAGACCCCCAGCAAAGAAAAAAGCTATCCACTGATTATGCCCATTTCAGCCCCATTTTAACGGTGCAGTTACAGGGCAAACAGGCAGATCTGGTGGTATTGGCCCGCTCGGAAACGGAGGCGATCGCCGTGATCCGTTGTTGTGTAGCTAACAAAATTCCCCTCACAGTGCGGGGGGCTGGTACCGGTAATTACGGCCAATGTGTTCCTCTCCAGGGGGGCATTGTTTTGGACTTGTCTCCCATGCAAAGGATTATGAGCCTGGAACCGGGGAAAGCGGTGGTGGAACCGGGGGTAAAACTAGGTAGGCTGGAACAACAGGCTAGGCAAATAGGTTGGGAATTACGCTTATTACCTTCCACCTATCAAACCGCTACAGTGGGGGGCTTCGTCAGCGGAGGCAGTACCGGCATCGGCGCAGTGAACTATGGCACCCTCTTTGACCCTGGCAACGTCCAGAGCCTGACCGTATTGACCATGGAGGCGGAACCCCAACGCTTAGTTTTACCTGGTCAAGGGGCCCAACCGGTTATCCACGGCTATGGCACCAACGGCATTATCACCGAAGTTACTTTGCCCCTTACCCCAGCCCTGCCCTGGCGGGAAGCCATAGTTAGTTTTACGGATCTATCATCGGCGATCGCCTTTGCCCAGGAACTAGCTAACCAAGACGGCATTGTCAGTAGGGAAATTTCCATCCAAGGCCATCCCATTCCCCAATATTTCAGCGGCTTGAAAAACTATTATCAGCCCGGTGCCCATTGGGTGATGGTGATTATTTCTGAGTTAGATTGGTTTGCTTTTAGGGAGTTAGCAAGGACAAGTAAAGGGGAAATTATTTTTGAGCAAAATCCCCAAACCTCTGGCAAAAAAATTAATTTAATTGAATTCAATTGGAATCACACCACCCTTTTGGCTAGGACCGTAGACCTTAATCTGACCTATCTCCAGGTATTTTTCTATCAAGATCTAGAACAAATTCTTACCCTAGAAAAACTATTCGAGGATGAGATTATGTTCCACATTGAAATGATGCGAATCCAAGGGGTAATGTGCCTAGCGGGTTTTCCTTTAGTTAAATTTACCAACGGCGATCGCCTAGAAGAGATTATGGCGGCCCACCAAACCTTAGGGGCAAGAATCGCTAACCCCCACACCTACAGCTTAGCTGGAGGTTCTGTACAGCCCCTGCCGGAATCCCAATTAATTTTTAAACGCCAAGTAGATCCCCTTGATTTACTCAACCCAGGTAAATTGACAGAATGA
- the dacB gene encoding D-alanyl-D-alanine carboxypeptidase/D-alanyl-D-alanine-endopeptidase: protein MIKKCPPWLKVGVLATSAALLGATPAFADQPETFASVDYFQGRNSIPIEVEVPTGGFGNIGSPIYQGACPATFQPIVQRIVGANAMANWGVLVERLDDRQVLYSHNENKFFIPASNAKIFTTAAALQRLGSNATVRSQPIRNWVMTVNKSSNNNNAEVLLNTVGGPGAVKAAVAELGVNPQGFRVADGSGLSRNNAATPRSLVDTLQAMYRTSNSSLFVSSMPIAGQDGTLARRMKATPAQNNVFAKTGTLRGVRALSGYANTPSHGTVVFSILANDWSRSGDNLVRAIDQLVVQINNMGACN from the coding sequence ATGATTAAGAAGTGTCCCCCCTGGTTAAAAGTCGGTGTTTTGGCCACCAGTGCCGCTCTGTTAGGTGCCACCCCAGCCTTCGCCGACCAGCCAGAAACCTTTGCCAGCGTTGACTATTTCCAGGGTAGAAATTCGATTCCCATCGAAGTGGAAGTGCCGACCGGGGGATTTGGCAATATTGGCTCTCCTATTTACCAAGGGGCTTGTCCAGCCACATTTCAACCCATTGTGCAACGAATTGTGGGAGCCAACGCCATGGCCAATTGGGGGGTGTTGGTGGAACGGTTAGACGATCGCCAAGTGCTGTACAGCCATAATGAGAACAAATTTTTTATTCCCGCTTCCAACGCTAAAATCTTCACCACGGCGGCGGCCCTACAACGGTTAGGCTCCAATGCCACAGTGCGCTCCCAACCTATCCGCAACTGGGTGATGACGGTCAACAAAAGTTCTAACAATAACAATGCGGAAGTTTTGCTTAACACGGTGGGGGGCCCTGGGGCCGTTAAGGCAGCGGTGGCCGAATTAGGGGTTAATCCCCAAGGTTTCCGGGTAGCAGACGGTTCTGGTTTATCCCGCAATAACGCGGCCACCCCCCGTTCCCTGGTGGATACCCTCCAGGCCATGTACCGCACCAGCAACAGTAGTTTGTTCGTTTCTTCCATGCCGATCGCCGGTCAGGATGGAACTTTAGCTCGGCGGATGAAAGCCACCCCGGCCCAAAATAATGTCTTTGCCAAAACTGGGACCCTGCGGGGGGTAAGGGCCCTGTCCGGTTATGCCAACACTCCCTCCCACGGCACCGTAGTCTTCAGTATTTTGGCCAATGATTGGAGCCGCTCTGGGGATAACTTGGTGCGGGCCATTGACCAGTTGGTGGTGCAAATCAATAATATGGGGGCCTGCAACTAA
- a CDS encoding uracil-DNA glycosylase family protein yields MSELQILIRHIRQEAEREPFPLDSPIYEQAGKDALEPILFGGNLGGQLCFFGRDLGADEVRQGQPLIGAAGRLVRKGFFEAWQGRAPRGQDDLQTVCQRILLTNTVPYKPPENKAYSVKVKERFRPFVEQLLVCHWQGRQIITLGTEAFKWFAPYGPRGQLDEFFQGGDRYESSLDVLIKAKTAAGKSSQKIVKLMPLPHPSPLNKRYYGQFPQMLQRRLAEIAF; encoded by the coding sequence ATGTCAGAGCTTCAAATCCTGATCCGCCATATTCGTCAAGAAGCAGAACGGGAGCCATTTCCCCTGGACTCCCCTATTTATGAGCAGGCCGGCAAGGATGCCCTAGAGCCAATTCTGTTTGGCGGGAACCTCGGTGGCCAGCTTTGTTTTTTTGGTCGGGACCTGGGGGCGGATGAGGTGCGCCAAGGACAACCATTGATTGGGGCCGCGGGACGTTTAGTAAGGAAAGGTTTTTTTGAAGCTTGGCAGGGCCGTGCCCCCAGGGGTCAAGATGATTTACAAACGGTTTGCCAACGGATTTTGCTTACCAATACGGTGCCCTACAAACCACCGGAAAATAAAGCCTATTCAGTCAAAGTTAAGGAACGGTTTCGTCCCTTTGTCGAGCAATTGTTGGTGTGCCATTGGCAGGGTAGACAAATCATTACTTTGGGAACGGAGGCCTTTAAGTGGTTTGCGCCCTATGGCCCGAGGGGGCAGTTGGATGAATTTTTCCAGGGAGGCGATCGCTATGAATCCTCCTTGGATGTGTTGATCAAGGCGAAGACAGCCGCGGGCAAAAGTAGTCAAAAAATTGTTAAATTGATGCCTTTACCCCATCCCTCACCGTTGAATAAACGGTACTACGGACAGTTTCCCCAGATGTTGCAACGGCGCTTGGCGGAAATTGCTTTCTAG
- a CDS encoding SDR family oxidoreductase produces MKVLVIGATGETGKRVVNTLIDRQIAVRALVRNYDSAKAALPPGTEIMVGDLLALETIKAAIAGCTVVINAAGARPSADLTGPFKVDYLGTRNLVDVAKASGIEQLVLVSSLCVSNLFHPLNLFGLILVWKQWGENYLRQSGVPYTIVRPGGLKNEDNNNAVVMAGADTLFEGSIPRQKVAEVCVESLFSPSAKNKIVEIVSKPDIPVQSLEELFTMVS; encoded by the coding sequence ATGAAAGTTTTAGTTATCGGTGCCACCGGAGAAACGGGCAAACGGGTTGTTAATACCCTGATTGATCGCCAAATTGCTGTGCGGGCTTTGGTGCGGAACTATGACAGTGCCAAGGCGGCGTTGCCCCCAGGGACGGAAATTATGGTGGGGGATTTGCTCGCCCTAGAAACAATTAAGGCGGCGATCGCCGGTTGCACGGTGGTGATTAATGCGGCCGGGGCTAGACCCAGTGCAGATTTAACCGGGCCTTTCAAAGTGGATTATTTGGGTACCCGCAACCTAGTGGATGTGGCTAAAGCCAGTGGCATAGAACAATTAGTGCTGGTGTCTTCCCTTTGTGTGTCCAACCTTTTCCATCCCCTTAACCTCTTTGGACTAATCCTAGTCTGGAAACAGTGGGGCGAAAATTATCTCCGTCAGAGCGGGGTTCCCTACACCATTGTGCGGCCGGGGGGCTTGAAAAATGAGGACAACAATAACGCCGTCGTCATGGCCGGAGCAGATACGTTATTTGAAGGCAGTATTCCCCGGCAAAAGGTAGCAGAAGTTTGTGTGGAATCTCTGTTTAGCCCCAGTGCCAAAAATAAAATTGTTGAAATTGTCAGTAAACCGGATATTCCCGTGCAGTCCTTGGAGGAACTATTCACCATGGTTAGCTGA